In Cheilinus undulatus linkage group 16, ASM1832078v1, whole genome shotgun sequence, one DNA window encodes the following:
- the irx4b gene encoding iroquois-class homeodomain protein IRX-4b has product MAYSQLGYSYPSTPQFLMTSSSLPGCLEPGTPPPHPGHQLSSDTGIGVYGGPYAKSQSYFNSCASDAAALYSRGAAAPKDGATSVHVGTSQTPSYYPYEYTLGQYSYDRYGYSGSDGTSRRKNATRETTSTLKAWLQEHQKNPYPTKGEKIMLAIITRMTLTQVSTWFANARRRLKKENKVTWSPRACKSSDDRGCDDDSESEKPLKAEKDLPDQQCADIQSDLEDFDLLESDGSDCERKPQFLPEDDDKHQNTDLQHGRLTHDPDLLHGEERLSPDCPRLAPMQQPKTAFYHSDTKPKIWSIAHTAVSSDGRFNPEYPPCMLASNGSGYPSTMGLTKADRRQESPVASLREWVDGVFHGPSFHQPKPTDMWKGANDSGQSFELRTAPL; this is encoded by the exons ATGGCTTACTCCCAGCTCGGATACTCCTACCCCAGCACACCGCAG TTTCTGATGACCTCCAGCTCTCTGCCGGGCTGCTTGGAGCCGGGGACGCCTCCGCCACACCCGGGCCACCAGCTCAGCTCTGACACCGGCATCGGAGTCTACGGTGGCCCGTACGCAAAGAGCCAAAGTTACTTTAACAGCTGCGCCAGCGACGCCGCTGCGCTCTACTCCAGA GGAGCAGCAGCTCCCAAAGATGGAGCCACATCTGTGCATGTGGGAACATCCCAGACTCCCAGCTACTACCCCTATGAGTACACACTGGGACAGTACTCCTATGACAGATATGG ATATTCCGGATCCGATGGTACTTCCCGCCGTAAAAATGCCACCAGAGAGACTACCAGCACGCTGAAGGcttggctgcaggaacaccagaagaaCCCTTACCCCACGAAAGGAGAGAAAATCATGCTCGCCATAATTACGCGGATGACCCTCACACAG gTCTCTACTTGGTTTGCCAACGCACGCAGGAGGCTAAAGAAGGAGAACAAGGTAACGTGGTCGCCGAGGGCGTGTAAAAGTTCTGATGACCGAGGCTGTGATGATGACAGTGAATCTGAGAAGCCCCTAAAAGCTGAAAAAGACCTTCCCG ATCAACAGTGCGCAGACATACAGAGCGACCTCGAGGACTTCGATCTGCTGGAATCTGACGGTTCTGACTGTGAGAGGAAGCCCCAGTTTCTACCTGAGGATGATGATAAACACCAAAACACAGACCTGCAGCATGGCCGTCTCACACATGACCCCGACCTTCTGCACGGAGAAGAGAGACTGTCCCCTGACTGTCCCAGACTCGCACCGATGCAACAGCCAAAGACTGCTTTTTATCATTCAGACACCAAGCCAAAAATCTGGTCCATCGCTCACACTGCTGTGTCCTCAGACGGCAGGTTCAATCCAGAATACCCTCCATGTATGCTGGCATCCAACGGGTCCGGGTATCCATCAACCATGGGGCTGACCAAGGCGGATCGGCGACAAGAATCCCCGGTAGCATCTCTGAGAGAGTGGGTGGACGGAGTTTTCCACGGTCCCTCCTTTCATCAGCCCAAACCTACTGACATGTGGAAAGGCGCGAATGATTCTGGACAGTCCTTCGAGCTTAGAACGGCACCTTTGTAG